In Daphnia magna isolate NIES linkage group LG6, ASM2063170v1.1, whole genome shotgun sequence, the following are encoded in one genomic region:
- the LOC116925067 gene encoding peroxidasin homolog encodes MSELDPLCGYTEETAPTYSHYSRMKKSLASRRNCKLATFSVVLVAISLIVATVYIFVVDNDPADGGGSTLPTDDTPIDLNVEHSLLQVSFPIKKGRSREFKEKDMASWEAPTPTVDMDLLKECNSQGWNEVNRRKTMEETLVEPKGPAFYHQMSTALNEEAVDWIQSGVMAESTLRCLKDHQIELETLRKSDWRFLQEQWPQCGEGHSPFGGFKCSAKDKYRWMDGMCNNLQHQHWGAALQPFRRMLPAEYEDGFSKPYPSFPTGIHPPGRQVSICMQNATNQYDEPRLSMLFVHFAHFLDHDFSNIAAYKGANRSAIPCCGAEERHPECFSLELKSNDPFYKEKGLMCMDFVRSAPAPQCQIGVREQMNQASSYIDLSNIYSTTEKDEHGLRDVDGGYMKSPTEPDGRYMLLRSKDPKDGCNRPEMLEANTPCFRSGDLRVNEFIGLTNMNQIWMREHNRVTDFFIKINGHWSDERLYQESRRVVIAEMQHVVYNEFVPLLLGEKLTKSLGLNPLKEGYFHGYDDNLDAGVANSFASAAFRFYHSMIKDLVAFEQAGSGVTEFAQLHTMLYNPFPMWQFGKVDELIRGSAAQNPRPIHTSFAAEVANHLFQQEDASFGFDLFAFNIQRGRDHGLPPYYKWREICHLPPAANFTQMKEFFRPHSLELIQRFYVDATHLDLFTGMLAENPLADGLLGPTASCIIADQFVRAKRGDRFWYETGDPLLRFSPEQLSSIRDVTLARLLCENSDALDTIQERALEAVSETNPRKHCSGYQIPRLDLTRWHEAKPEGSFSKN; translated from the exons ATGTCTGAGCTGGATCCATTGTGCGGCTACACAGAAGAAACGGCACCCACTTACAGCCACTACAGCCGCATGAAAAAGAGCCTGGCCAGCCGTCGTAATTGCAAATTAGCTACTTTCAGCGTTGTTTT GGTAGCCATCAGCTTGATAGTTGCCACTGTCTATATATTTGTTGTCGACAATGACCCAGCTGATGGCGGTGGCAGCACTCTACCCACGGATGACACGCCAATTGACCTCAATGTGGAGCATTCGCTTTTGCAAGTCTCCTTCCCTATTAAAAAAg GTCGTTCAAgagaattcaaagaaaaagatatgGCTTCTTGGGAAGCACCGACTCCAACTGTCGACATGGACCTGCTGAAGGAATGCAACAGCCAAGGTTGGAATGAAGTGAACCGCCGGAAGACGATGGAAGAGACTCTAGTGGAGCCTAAAGGTCCGGCTTTTTACCACCAAATGTCGACAGCCCTGAACGAAGAAGCCGTTGACTGGATCCAATCGGGTGTCATGGCCGAAAGCACTCTGCGTTGCCTCAAAGACCATCAAATCGAATTGGAAACTCTAAGGAAATCCGATTGGCGCTTCTTACAGGAACAATGGCCGCAATGTGGCGAAGGCCATTCACCGTTTGGCGGATTTAAATGCTCGGCAAAAGATAAATACCGTTGGATGGACGGTATGTGTAATAATTTACAGCACCAACACTGGGGAGCTGCCCTGCAGCCATTTCGGCGTATGTTGCCGGCTGAGTACGAAGACGGATTCTCTAAACCGTATCCGTCTTTCCCGACCGGAATTCATCCGCCTGGACGTCAAGTCAGCATTTGCATGCAAAACGCAACCAATCAATATGATGAGCCCAGACTGTCGATGCTCTTTGTCCATTTTGCTCATTTCCTCGATCACGATTTCAGCAACATTGCCGCCTACAAAG GTGCTAACCGTAGTGCCATTCCGTGTTGCGGGGCCGAAGAACGTCATCCGGAATGTTTCTCGTTGGAACTGAAGAGCAACGATCCGTTTTATAAGGAGAAAGGTCTCATGTGCATGGACTTTGTCCGTTCGGCTCCCGCTCCCCAGTGTCAAATTG GCGTGAGAGAACAGATGAATCAAGCGTCTTCTTACATCGACTTGTCCAATATTTACTCTACAACGGAAAAGGACGAACACGGACTTCGTGACGTTGACGGAGGTTACATGAAATCGCCCACCGAGCCGGACGGCCGTTACATGTTACTCCGATCCAAAGACCCTAAGGACGGCTGTAACCGTCCCGAAATGCTGGAAGCCAACACGCCCTGCTTCCGTTCAG GTGACCTCCGAGTGAACGAATTCATCGGCTTGACGAACATGAATCAGATATGGATGCGAGAACACAACCGCGTCACCGACTTCTTCATCAAAATCAACGGTCATTGGAGCGACGAGCGTCTGTACCAAGAGAGTCGACGTGTCGTCATTGCTGAAATGCAGCACGTCGTCTACAACGAATTCGTTCCGCTTCTGCTCG GCGAGAAGCTGACCAAGTCGTTGGGGTTGAACCCATTGAAGGAGGGCTACTTTCACGGATACGACGATAACCTCGACGCCGGCGTTGCCAATTCTTTTGCGTCAGCCGCCTTCCGGTTCTACCACAGCATGATTAAG GATCTAGTGGCTTTCGAACAGGCTGGAAGTGGCGTCACAGAGTTTGCTCAATTGCATACCATGTTGTACAATCCGTTTCCCATGTGGCAATTCGGTAAGGTGGACGAGCTGATCCGCGGCAGCGCTGCGCAGAATCCCAGGCCGATCCACACTTCATTTGCCGCAGAA GTGGCCAATCATCTGTTCCAGCAAGAAGACGCTTCATTCGGATTCGACCTGTTCGCCTTCAACATCCAGCGCGGACGGGACCACGGCCTTCCGCCGTACTACAAATGGCGCGAGATATGCCACCTGCCACCTGCCGCCAATTTCACGCAGATGAAAGAGTTTTTCCGTCCTCACTCGCTGGAACTCATCCAGCGCTTTTACGT TGATGCGACGCACTTGGACCTTTTCACTGGAATGCTGGCCGAGAATCCTCTTGCCGACGGACTGCTGGGCCCGACGGCCAGCTGCATCATTGCCGACCAGTTTGTCCGAGCCAAAAGGGGCGATCGTTTTTGGTACGAGACCGGCGATCCGCTGCTCCGTTTCAGTCCag AGCAATTGAGCTCCATACGAGATGTGACCCTGGCCAGGCTCCTTTGCGAGAATAGTGACGCGCTGGATACGATCCAAGAGCGAGCTTTAGAGGCCGTCAGCGAAACCAACCCGCGCAAACACTGTTCGGGTTATCAAATTCCACGTCTCGATCTCACACGCTG gCACGAAGCCAAACCGGAGGGTTCATTCTCGAAAAATTGA
- the LOC116925069 gene encoding AN1-type zinc finger protein 2A, whose translation MEFPHLGKHCSEKTCNQLDFLPMQCDACEQTFCKDHIRYELHKCQSSYKKDIQVPVCPLCSKPVPWKRGEAPDIAVGDHIDRDCQSDPAKQKRKVFGNHCTLKGCKKKEVIPVVCDQCKMNFCLRHRHAIDHNCKENNPADRAREAALARAASGSDIFTKRSGPSKPHNTSNKASASVARTTNLPRAFAVATVQGNLSEDEALARAMQASLQDQAPLTAHQQEEADRMLALALQRGEQTPTPTANATTSSSSNSCSLS comes from the exons ATGGAATTTCCTCATTTAGGAAAGCACTGTTCAGAGAAAACTTGTAATCAATTAG ATTTTCTGCCTATGCAATGTGATGCTTGTGAACAAACATTCTG CAAAGACCATATCAGATATGAGTTGCATAAATGTCAATCATCATACAAAAAAGATATCCAGGTACCAGTGTGCCCTCTATGCAGTAAACCTGTCCCGTGGAAAAGAGGTGAAGCTCCCGACATTGCAGTTGGTGACCACATAGATCGTGATTGTCAGTCTGACCccgcaaaacaaaagagaaag GTTTTTGGAAATCATTGTACTTTAAAAGgctgcaaaaagaaagaagtgaTCCCAGTGGTGTGTGACCAGtgtaaaatgaatttttgcttAAGGCACAGGCATGCCATTGATCATAACTGCAAAGAAAATAACCCTGCTGACAGAGCCAG AGAGGCTGCTTTAGCCCGCGCAGCCAGCGGTTCGGATATTTTCACAAAACGAAGCGGCCCTTCTAAACCGCATAACACTAGCAATAAAGCCAGCGCTAGTGTTGCTCGTACTACTAATCTCCCCAGAGCGTTTGCTGTTGCCACCGTTCAAGGAAATCTG aGTGAAGACGAAGCTCTAGCTCGGGCTATGCAAGCGTCGTTGCAAGATCAGGCCCCCCTTACCGCTCACCAGCAAGAGGAAGCCGACCGGATGTTGGCCCTCGCCCTACAAAGGGGTGAACAGACGCCAACCCCTACTGCAAACGCAACAACGTCTTCTTCTAGCAACAGTTGTAGCTTATCTTAG